The sequence TAATAGGGTCATGTAACTACACGTGTATGGTTGGTATTAGTTGAGCTAGTGCTTACTCTCAGGTTTACGAAATGTTTGTTTTGCTCCTTAATAACCAATTTTCTTACACATCTTATTATTTTCATACCTtgcaaaaaaaattaataattataagtacTACTACTTAAATAGGAAAGATGTTACACATGGATTAAGTTATGTGTCTAGATATGTTGCTAACAACATAATCGTCAACACATATCGGGTATTTGGTTAGATGCAAATGATCAGTTTCATTTTTTCTCTATTACTTGTTTAGTTTCTTCAGATAACTAATAACAATAGATAACCCTTTAACATAACAATATTAACAACACATGGACAAATGCATAAGCTTAAGTGAAAAGAACTAAAAACAAACTCGAATGAATTCTAAGCCTCGTCCTCGTTATATACATTAAAAAAAGATTACAATAAATACCTTCACAGTCTCCTTTTAGCCCCATATGAGCTTGCACAATAATAAAAAGCATATACAAATCTACAAAATGGTCAAGATACTAATTGAAATACAAACAAAAACACAACTGATAATGGAAAGAACAAAAGTGGAACCTTACCAGCTACCATTCTAcaatcaacaaattcaataatataTCATGAAGGCTTAGGCCTCCAAAAGAATATGCAATCTACAAATCTATTTCTCACCTCGTGATCCCCACATGCCGCCAGTACATCCGCCGTCAGTACATCCACCGCTACCTGCCACCACAATGAAAAACAGCTCGATATTGGCTCTCAACTATAGCAGCCTATGTTGACGTATACCCTTTCCAAAATGAGGCTGCATTAACCGAACATACAAACCGTTTTTCGACATTAATGAATCATGTGAACCTTCCTCAACTATTCGACCTCCATTCAAAACAACAATATTGTCAACATGCTTCATCATAGCAGCTCTATGAGCTATAAGAATTGTCGTTTTATTCCCCATAATGAGGGTATCAAGAGCCTCTTGAACCACCCTACTCGATTCCGACTCGATTGACGAACTCGCCTCGTCTAATAACAAAATCGGTGCGTTCTTTAACACAACCCTAGCAATTGCAATACGCTGTTTCTGACCAGGGGTTAAGTCCACACCCCTCATTCCAACATGGGTATCATACCCATGAGGCAAATTGCTAATAAAATGGTGAGCGTTCGCGATTCTTGCAGCCTCTTTAACTTCAGCCTCACTTGCGTTATGCCGTGCATAAATAATATTTTCCCGTATGGTTGTCGAGAAGATTATCGGTTCTTGTTGAACAACACCAAGGTGATTCCTCAACCATCTTAGATTGAATTGCTTTAAATCCCGACCATCTAACATGACCTGGCCTGCAACCGGGTCATAAAACCGCTCTATCAAAGAAATAATAGTGCTTTTCCCGGATCCTGAAACACCCACGACTGCAACAGTTTGGCCACCGGTTACTTTAAGACTGAAATTACTCAGTACCAGAATTTCAGGCCGGGTTGGGTAAGAAAAGTCAACATGTTTCAACTCGATACTTCCATACACATTTGGAGGCTTCAAAGCAGCAGTATCATCAGGTTCGATTTTCGGGACTCGATCTATTATTTCAAAAACTGAAATTAAAGACTTTCTTCTCTTTAGAATATATGGGGCCAAACCGAATGGCTCCACAAGGGCAAAAGTGGCAAAGGAGAAAACCATGTATTCTTTAATGGCAGTTGAAAGATCAACGTGTCCGTTTTTAATTGAGAGTCCAGTGTACCATAAAAGAACAGCATTGCAGCCGAAAAGAAGAAACTGTGAAAAACCAAACGTGAATCCAATAGCCATACCATGCAAGAAACTTTTCGTGAATATTTTTCGCAACTGATATCTGTAGAGCTCCATTACTTTGTTACCGGCACAAAACGACACAACTGTGTATATGTTTCTAACTGCATCTTCAAGAACCAGTGATGCTTTCCTGTGCATTTCCTGTATTCCCTTTGAAAATCCAGCTAGCCATAGTTTCTGCAGAGTTAAAATTAAATACTAATTTGTAAAATCCATAAGTGAGTCATCTGATGTGTAAATAATGAACTTATACTATTTTAAAACCCGAAACTTCTCAGGGGTTTAAATACCTAACTGTAAAATTAATATTTGCAAGTAAATACAACTTAAAAATCCGTAATAATACTAACCCATATGCAGCAATTATCAGCGTCGGTAACAATATATTAACCCATATGCAGCAATTAATAATTAACATTAATATAGCCTCGTGAAAATTCTATAACGCTATGTAGGCAACCAATAGTTTTCtcattatatatagatatagaatagaTTACATAATAATAGTTTTCtcattatatatagatatagaatagatagatatagatatagatacctGAGCAATGGCAGAAACGGTTAGAACTGGGAGTGTGGCTAAAGCCACTAGTGCTAACCGCCACTGTAGAAGCATCCCGATTAGAAACGCTACAATAACTGCTGTGAAATCTTGTATGAATATTGAAAGTCGGTTACTGAAAGCCGCTCTCACAAACGTTGCATCATTTGCTAATCGCATAGACAAAGTATCAGCACTATTTTCTTCTTCATCAAACCATCCAACTTCATTTCTGAGCATTGCTGTAATAGAAAACAAATCAACAGTAGTTACTATAAATGTCAATTCAATCATTTACTATAATTATTTAATGGAAAGAGAGGTAGAATAAGTAGATACCAGAAAACATCATTCTTCTAACTCGCTCAGTCATCTTCTCCCCCATGATACCAAAGTAGAAATGCTGCAAAAAGTTTGCGATTACGGTAACGAAACCCATGCAAGCAATGATTAAGCACCATTTATCCACTTCATGCCGCATATGTTTCTTATTCTCTATTCTGTAATATTCAGTCACAATTAACGCAATAACATAAGCGAGAAGCGGGTTAAAAGAGCCAAAGATTGCAGCACCAGTGCTTCCAAGAACAGCATAGAGCCATTCTGCAAAGCTCAATTCGATTAGCCTCCACATTGGTGGCTCTTTGCGTTTCTGTTTTTCGTTGCCTGCTTTGGCGGGAGGATCGTCACCAAACTGAGAATTAGGTCGACTAAACGTTTGTGAATGTGAACGCTCGTTATTTGGATCAGATGTTAAAAGGGGTGAAATGGGTGATTCGGGATCCGACCCGTGTGATGTTTGTCTTTGAATAGAATGGACATCGATTTTTGGTAACTCGGGAAGTTTCATTTCAAAACTATCTTGCCTTTTTATTGATGGTGGTTGTTTGTCGGTTCCGTCCATGTGTGAACCATTTTCGGTTGCTTTTTCACCGGGGCTCGGGATGTTTCTTGGAGATTCATGCGAGTTATATGCAGAATCAGGAGACCGGGCTGATGCATGTAGTAGGTTGGAAGCTCTTTGAAGCGATGGTGATTTGGCAAATTTGGGAGATGATGGTTCTTGATAACTGTGACTTGCAGAGGAATCTTTCTCAATTTGGAAAGTTGCAGTCTCGTTGTAGTTTCTCACAGGCATCCTAAAAGTATACAGAAGAATAACATCAAATCATAGAAGTCAACTTCGACAAGTCAACTTCATATCGGTCAAGTATATTACCACAAAGGGATGAAATACGGGAACAGATAAAAATATCCAAAAGTTCCAATGCAAAAAACGCCCTAAATCATTTTTCTAGTTAAAGATTATTACTAAAAAGATTTCATTCAGTAATGATAAGCATTGGCCAACTAAATTTATACATGGAGAGTGATCCGTACACACCAAAATTTATCCACACACTACTAAACTTGTTTTAGATGGTTGTACTGTACAACATCATAAAGCATGTTTAGTAGTGTACGGATATTTTGGAGGTGTACGAATCATCACTCTTTATACATACAAAGAGATAAGCATTCGCAGAACAGATCAAGCCAAACCGATCCGTTACACCTTACACCTGTACCTATGGCCCATTTCAATATGCACCCAGCATCGGACTCGGCCATATTGCCACCTCGCATACTTTCAAAATGAGAATTTAAAAATACACCAGCACATCATCAATTATAAGTATTTAAagtatttttctattttaaatcatcTACTTTACCTTCTCGGGAGTTTAGCTGCTTCTTCACATCTTAGAAGCTCTGCATATAGGCCATCTGATGCTATCAGTTCATCATGAGTCCCAATTTCCATTAATTGACCTTCCTCCATCACAGCTATAAAATCAGCATTTCTAATTAAAGAAAGCCGGCGAGCAATTATGATGGTTGAACGACCTAACATCAGGAGATCTAAAGCCTCCTGAACCGATTTTTCAGCTTCAAAATCCAGTCCACCAGTGACCTCATCAAGAAGAAGGATAGACGGGTTGGAAAGCACTGCCCTAGCAACAGAAAGTCTTATTTTCTGTTCTTCTGACAACGATAAACCAGCCCTGCCAACCTGAAATACACAATTCTTTTTTATCAGTTAGAGCGTAATTAAGAATACATATACTTTCGGAGATGCAATACAAAAAACTAGAAGTGACAGTTTTGACCTATTTACTTGTGAATGGTTTGAATATTATACAAGGTAGTAAAACTTGCTATTCCAGAAGTACTCGATCGGGACTTTGGAGAGAGTAATCGGCAACTCGGGGATTAATGTGATTGGACTTTTGAtacattatataataaatattaaaattatgtgtaaatatagaagaaaaccataaacataaacataaactttaacataattgtctaaaacgtAAACATAATCGTTCATTTGTTCAGAAACtctaaaattctagtttaaattcatattaaaatgttgaccaattttgacaTTGACCGACTTTGACCATTTGACCCATTAACCGACATTGACCGATTAGTTAAGCGGATTTTGGAAAATCGGATCAGTGTGTTCTTAAAAAGGAGTAACGAGGATAATCGTGAGTAAGCGGGGTTTTTTACAACTGTGATATTATATAATTTTCTCTAAGGCGTCAAATGGATTAAACATTAGCTAAACAAGATAACATTCACCAAAAGTGCAACATGATGCATACAACCTCCTAGAACGGTATCAAACTAATACAATCTTTGAAACTGTATTTGACACCCTAAATATTTATAGATACTTGAACAAAATTTGGATAATAAACAGTTTCAGGTCAACCCTATCTGACTCGGGCTAAAACATACAATTCTTGACTTCTTACCCAACCCATACACGTTGCCATTCTAATAACAAGCTCTTATGACTTCTACCTGTGTATCGTATCCTTTCTCAAGTGAGCTAATAAACGTATGTGCATGAGCGATTTTAGCTGCATCTTCAATTTGAAGTGGCGTAGCGTCTCTGCCATAGGCAATATTGTCTCTGATGCTCAAGCTTAGTAAGGCAGGCTCTTGAGTGACTAAACCAATTTGACTCCTTAGCCATTCTAATTTCAGGCTCTTGATGTTCTCTCCATCCAGAAGAACTTCCCCTACAAAACAGAAAAAAGAaccgtatatattataaattataattatataatatattagatttatatttacatggatAAATGGAAAGCAATATTATACTGGTATATATCAAAAATAGTGAAGGGTAAATACCTAATGTAGGATCATAAAACCGTTCCATGAGTGGAATGATGCTACTTTTACCAGAGCCATTTCTTCCAACAAGTGCAACAGTTTTCTTGGCTGGGACAGTGAGGTAGAAGCCACTTAAAATCGGGATCTCAGGACGAGATAAATAACTGAAATACACGTTACGGAACTCGATGGTTCCTTGTACGGAGCCGAGAACGTTTCCATCATGATCAACAGTGGAGGATGAACGACTAATCATCTCGAAAAGTCTATATGCAGCAATCCTCCCTTGCTCAAATGAATAGAAGTTTGTGGCTGCTTGATTCAGCCCACTAATAAGAAACAAACACCAATGGAACAATATATCAGCATGAAACAATCACGTAAAGGATCAAGAAGGGAGAGTCGGTCGGGTTGAATAACAGGTAAAATGAGTATTTCTGATAGCGCTCCGTCCAGGTTAACCCGAAACACTTTCTCCCAAAAAAATAGTTTATTAATAGTTAACTAGTGTGTCAAATATGAATACAGATATCATACTAAATCAAACCTCTTGAAAAAATGATTTAAAAgttttttatgtatattattacagCTTGGGCTAACTTTCAAGCCAAACCTCATTTTTTCCTT comes from Rutidosis leptorrhynchoides isolate AG116_Rl617_1_P2 chromosome 4, CSIRO_AGI_Rlap_v1, whole genome shotgun sequence and encodes:
- the LOC139843573 gene encoding ABC transporter B family member 20-like; the encoded protein is MMASRGGLFGWSPPRQQPLTPVSEVSEPPESPSPYMDTSTDAVAPEVDDLEEEMEEIEPPPEAVPFSRLFACADRLDWVLMVVGSVAAAAHGTALVIYLHYFAKIVQLLSRGNEDAEMLFHRFKELALILIYIAGGVFAAGWIEVSCWILTGERQTAVIRSRYVQVLLNQDMSFFDTYGNNGDIVSQVLSDVLLIQSALSEKVGNYIHNMATFFSGLAIGFINCWQIALITLATGPFIVAAGGVSNIFLHRLAENIQDAYAEAASVAEQAISYIRTLYAFTNETLAKYSYAASLQATLRYGILISLVQGLGLGFTYGLAICSCALQLYVGRYLVTNGKAHGGEIVTALFAVILSGLGLNQAATNFYSFEQGRIAAYRLFEMISRSSSTVDHDGNVLGSVQGTIEFRNVYFSYLSRPEIPILSGFYLTVPAKKTVALVGRNGSGKSSIIPLMERFYDPTLGEVLLDGENIKSLKLEWLRSQIGLVTQEPALLSLSIRDNIAYGRDATPLQIEDAAKIAHAHTFISSLEKGYDTQVGRAGLSLSEEQKIRLSVARAVLSNPSILLLDEVTGGLDFEAEKSVQEALDLLMLGRSTIIIARRLSLIRNADFIAVMEEGQLMEIGTHDELIASDGLYAELLRCEEAAKLPRRMPVRNYNETATFQIEKDSSASHSYQEPSSPKFAKSPSLQRASNLLHASARSPDSAYNSHESPRNIPSPGEKATENGSHMDGTDKQPPSIKRQDSFEMKLPELPKIDVHSIQRQTSHGSDPESPISPLLTSDPNNERSHSQTFSRPNSQFGDDPPAKAGNEKQKRKEPPMWRLIELSFAEWLYAVLGSTGAAIFGSFNPLLAYVIALIVTEYYRIENKKHMRHEVDKWCLIIACMGFVTVIANFLQHFYFGIMGEKMTERVRRMMFSAMLRNEVGWFDEEENSADTLSMRLANDATFVRAAFSNRLSIFIQDFTAVIVAFLIGMLLQWRLALVALATLPVLTVSAIAQKLWLAGFSKGIQEMHRKASLVLEDAVRNIYTVVSFCAGNKVMELYRYQLRKIFTKSFLHGMAIGFTFGFSQFLLFGCNAVLLWYTGLSIKNGHVDLSTAIKEYMVFSFATFALVEPFGLAPYILKRRKSLISVFEIIDRVPKIEPDDTAALKPPNVYGSIELKHVDFSYPTRPEILVLSNFSLKVTGGQTVAVVGVSGSGKSTIISLIERFYDPVAGQVMLDGRDLKQFNLRWLRNHLGVVQQEPIIFSTTIRENIIYARHNASEAEVKEAARIANAHHFISNLPHGYDTHVGMRGVDLTPGQKQRIAIARVVLKNAPILLLDEASSSIESESSRVVQEALDTLIMGNKTTILIAHRAAMMKHVDNIVVLNGGRIVEEGSHDSLMSKNGLYVRLMQPHFGKGIRQHRLL